The window GCGGCCAGGACCACTGACGGCCGGCGCGCGGCGGGCCGGGGCGACGGACGGGGCAGAGGGGGCCGCGGCGCGGACGCCGTCTACTCCGGCGGAAGGCCCGAGCGGTGGAGCCGGCGCAGGGTGAGGCGTTCGTGGAGCAGGCGGCCGACGAGGGCGCCGCCGTACACCACGAAGCCGACCCCGACCAGCCAGGACTGGACGACGAGCAGGGTGCCGAAGGGGCCGTAGGTCACCGCGTTCGAGGCGATCAACGGGGAGAACACCAGCTGCGAGAAGACCCGGAGACCGAGCAGGCCGATGCTGGTGGCCACCGCTCCCGGGAGCAGGGCGCGCCAGCGGACGCGTCCTCCCAGCAGGAGCCGCTGGGAGGACCAGAAGAACAGCACGGTGCCCGCCAGGTCGGTGATCGTGCCGACCAGGCTGCCGAGCAGGTCGTGGGGCGGGGAGGGGATCCCGACGAGCATCGCGAGGTAGCAGACCAGCAGGGCGAGCCACACCACGTGCCGCCACATGGTGTGCCAGCGGGCCGTGGGCAGGTCCCACACCTTCTCGTACCCGGTCTGCACGGCCGAACCGAAGGTCAGGCCGAACACGGCGAGCGCGGCGAGCCCGAAGGCCGTCGTCCGCTCCAGTGCCAGATCGGCGGATCCGAACAGCACCTCGACCCGGGCCCGCGAGGAAGCCGTCACGCCCAGCGCCTGGCCCAGCCAGCGGCCGAAGCCGTAACCACTGCCGGGGGCGGCGGCCGCGACGACCACCAGCAGCGGCACCAGCGTGAGGAACCCGAGGGCAGCGAAGCCCATCGCCCGGTGCATCAGCTCCATCTGACGACCCCGGCTCCAGGCCAGCCCGGCGAGGGAGGCCTGGAGGCGGTCGTGCAGCGGCCGGGGCTTCGGGGTCACGCACACTGGCCTACCCGGGAGGAGCGGGGGCCCTCCCGGGTAGGCCCGCAAGTGGGCCCGAAGGGGTGGTTTCCGGCCTCCACGCGGCTGACGGGGCCGCGCGGCCGCGCGCCGAGCCGTCCCGGTGCCTACGGTCTGGCGCGCAGGTCCCGTACCCGCTTGATCTTGCCCACCGAGCGCTCCAGGGTCTCCGGGTCCACCACCTCGACACGGACGGACACCCCGACGCCCTCCTTGACGGCGCGGACCACCTCGGCGGCCGCCGCCTCGCGGCGGTCGCGATCGGTGTCCCGCCGGGCCTCCACCCGCACGGTCAGGGTGTCCAGGCGGCCCTCGTTGGTCAGCAGCAACTGGAAGTGCGGGGCCAGGCCCGGGACGCGCAGCAGGATCTCCTCCACCGCGGTGGGGTAGAGGTTCACCCCTCGCAGGATGATCATGTCGTCGCTGCGGCCGGTGATCTTCTCCATCCGGCG of the Streptomyces sp. NBC_01426 genome contains:
- a CDS encoding YhjD/YihY/BrkB family envelope integrity protein — protein: MTPKPRPLHDRLQASLAGLAWSRGRQMELMHRAMGFAALGFLTLVPLLVVVAAAAPGSGYGFGRWLGQALGVTASSRARVEVLFGSADLALERTTAFGLAALAVFGLTFGSAVQTGYEKVWDLPTARWHTMWRHVVWLALLVCYLAMLVGIPSPPHDLLGSLVGTITDLAGTVLFFWSSQRLLLGGRVRWRALLPGAVATSIGLLGLRVFSQLVFSPLIASNAVTYGPFGTLLVVQSWLVGVGFVVYGGALVGRLLHERLTLRRLHRSGLPPE